One Pseudomonas tolaasii NCPPB 2192 genomic window carries:
- a CDS encoding 2-hydroxychromene-2-carboxylate isomerase has protein sequence MRKTLEFFFDLGSPATYLAYTQLPALCAETGTQLVYQPMLLGGVFKATGNASPITIPAKGRYMFDDLARYAQRYNVVLKFTPHFPINTLVLMRAITGIQIHQPERFQDFIDCLFRALWVEGRHLGDPAVVAAVLTENGFDPEAVLALANDEAVKNALKDKTEQAVKRGVFGAPSMFVGNRLFFGQDRLEFVREALS, from the coding sequence ATGCGTAAAACCCTGGAATTCTTTTTCGACCTCGGCAGCCCCGCCACTTATCTGGCCTACACCCAACTGCCCGCACTCTGCGCGGAAACCGGCACACAGCTCGTCTATCAACCGATGCTGTTGGGCGGTGTGTTCAAAGCCACCGGTAATGCATCGCCAATCACCATACCGGCCAAAGGTCGCTATATGTTTGATGACTTGGCGCGCTATGCCCAACGCTACAACGTGGTACTGAAATTCACCCCGCATTTCCCCATCAACACCCTGGTACTGATGCGCGCCATTACCGGTATCCAGATACACCAGCCCGAACGCTTCCAGGACTTTATCGATTGCCTGTTTCGCGCCCTGTGGGTTGAAGGCCGTCACTTGGGCGACCCTGCCGTCGTGGCCGCAGTATTGACCGAAAACGGCTTCGACCCGGAAGCCGTTCTCGCGTTGGCCAACGATGAAGCGGTAAAAAACGCCCTCAAGGACAAAACCGAACAAGCCGTTAAGCGCGGTGTGTTTGGTGCGCCGAGCATGTTTGTGGGAAACCGGCTGTTCTTTGGTCAGGACCGTCTGGAGTTTGTGCGAGAAGCGCTCAGTTAG
- a CDS encoding zinc-dependent alcohol dehydrogenase family protein, translated as MNALIVDTVNGPFRLTSIVRPLAGPGEVLVRIRASGLNPLDGKIRAGQAAHARQPLPAVLGMDLAGTVEAVGPLAGEWQVGDEVYALGTGIGGVQGSLAEFAVVDVRLLAKKPASLSMGEAAVLPLVLITAWEGLVDRARVGIGHKVLIQGGAGGVGHVAVQLALAFGADVYATGSARHRATIEGLGATFIDYQQQTVEDYVALHTEGEGFDIVYDTVGGETLDASFRAARTYTGHVVSCLGWGQHSLAPLSFRGATYSGVFTLLPLLTGKGREHHGEILAQAAGLIEAGKLKPIMDPRQFDMHSANAAYDLLANGAQGRLAIET; from the coding sequence ATGAATGCGCTGATCGTGGACACCGTAAATGGGCCGTTTCGGCTGACGAGCATTGTTCGGCCGCTGGCGGGGCCAGGCGAAGTGCTGGTAAGAATCCGAGCCAGCGGCCTCAACCCGCTGGATGGGAAAATTCGCGCTGGCCAGGCCGCGCACGCCAGGCAACCGTTACCGGCAGTCCTCGGAATGGATTTGGCGGGGACTGTTGAGGCGGTTGGCCCATTGGCGGGCGAATGGCAGGTGGGCGATGAGGTGTACGCCCTTGGCACCGGCATCGGCGGCGTGCAGGGCTCGTTGGCCGAGTTTGCGGTCGTCGACGTTCGGCTGCTGGCAAAAAAACCAGCCAGCTTGAGCATGGGCGAAGCGGCGGTGTTGCCGCTGGTGTTGATCACCGCGTGGGAAGGGTTGGTGGATCGGGCCCGTGTGGGAATAGGGCACAAGGTTTTGATCCAGGGCGGCGCAGGTGGGGTAGGGCATGTCGCGGTGCAGCTGGCGCTTGCCTTCGGCGCAGACGTGTATGCGACCGGCTCGGCCAGGCATCGGGCCACTATCGAAGGCTTGGGGGCGACCTTTATCGACTATCAGCAACAAACGGTTGAAGACTATGTGGCGCTGCACACTGAGGGCGAAGGCTTCGACATTGTGTACGACACCGTTGGCGGTGAAACACTGGACGCGTCCTTTCGGGCGGCCCGGACTTATACCGGCCACGTAGTGAGCTGCCTGGGTTGGGGGCAGCACAGCCTGGCGCCGCTTTCATTTCGCGGGGCGACGTATTCCGGCGTTTTTACGCTGTTGCCGCTGCTGACAGGCAAGGGGCGCGAGCATCATGGTGAAATACTTGCTCAAGCTGCCGGGTTGATTGAGGCAGGCAAGCTCAAGCCGATCATGGATCCCCGTCAGTTCGATATGCACAGCGCCAACGCCGCTTACGATTTACTCGCAAACGGCGCTCAGGGGCGCTTGGCGATCGAAACCTAA